The Actinomycetota bacterium genome includes the window GCCGGGTCGAGGAGCACCTGTTCGGCCTTCCGGAAGCCACGGACGCCAGGACGGTCCTGCTGTTCTACTCCTTCGGGACCGAGATCCCCACCGCGGGCATGGTGGAGCGGCTGCTGTCGGGGGGACGCCGGGTGCTCCTCCCCTATCTGACCGACGAAGGAGCCATGGAGGCCGCCGAGCTCGCCCCGGGCCAGTCGCTGGTCCGTTCCGGCTACGGCCCCAAGGAGCCCTCGCACCGGGTGGCGGTGGAGCCCGGCGAGGTGGACGTGGTGGTGACGCCGGGGCTGGCGTTCGACCGGGCCGGTCGCCGGCTGGGGTACGGCGGCGGCCACTACGACCGCTACCTCAGGCGGCTCTCTCCGCGGGCCCTCCGCGTGGGGGTGGGGTTCGCCGTCCAGCTGGTGCGCGAGGTGCCCGCCGAACCCCAGGACGAACGGGTCGACCTCGTGGTCACCGAGCAGGGCGTCGTGGACTGCCGGACAGGCTGAGGCGGACCCGGGAGAGCCGGCTCGCGAGCGCTTTGCTTGCCCCGCTCAAGCCACCGCGCCGTCCATCCGACCGATACGGCTGACAAAGCCCAGCGCCCAACGAATACAAGCTGAAACCATCTCGAATTGCTTGATGGCGCCACGAACTCCTGGGACACTGCGCGCGCTCGCAGGCCCATCCGACGCGAAGCAAGGGGGGACGCCGAATGGGAGCTCATCGCCGGCGCGTGATGCCGGCCGTCATCACGAAGTCGATCCGTCCGCTCGTCGTGCTCGTTGCCGCGTGCACGCTGTTCGCGGGCGCCGAGGTACCTACCTCACAGGCCATGCCGGACGTGGCCTGGGGGGCCGTGCATGGAGCGCTCGCACACGCCTAGCACGCGACGAAGGGCCACGACCGGCGATCCGGACCCAAGGACGCCAAGCAGGGTTCGGCTCACCACGGAGGCGGCTCCTACCATGACGCGAAGGGCGCCCCGTCCGGGAAGGGCGCCCCGTCCGGGAAGGGCAGCTCGTCCAGGAAGGGCAGCTCGCCGGGCAGCGGGGGCGGAGCAAGCCACCGGAAGCCCCTGAATCCGGCCTGGAAGCATCCGATGCCCCCCTCACCCACGTGGAGCCGGTACATGAGCACCGTGGACCGGTCCCACCTGGCCGCGCTGGGCTGCGGGCTGGGCCAGCGGGCCAGGGCGGGCTCCGAGTCGCCCGATGCGGTGGTGGTCCTCGACTTCGGGATGCCCATGCACCACAAGGGCCGCTTCGGGGCCTCGCTGTTCGACGGCGTGTTCCGCAACACGCTGTTCATCGCCAGCGCGGTCGAGTCGTACGCGGCGGGCTTCGTCCGGTGCTCCCGCGGATCGAATGCGCACCTCGAGCTGGCCGCCGGCACGAGCAACTACGGACCCGACGTGAGCTACAAGCACGGGCGGCTGTGGGGCGCCATGGTGAACCGGGCCAACGCGTGGCTCCGGGAGCGCTGGCTGGCCAAGCGCGTGCACGTCGCCGGCGCGAACGACATCGAGCCGGGCTGGGACGGCCC containing:
- a CDS encoding 5-formyltetrahydrofolate cyclo-ligase — protein: MADLNRSRDKQALREVMRRVRSAIPPEQRAEMAGRVEEHLFGLPEATDARTVLLFYSFGTEIPTAGMVERLLSGGRRVLLPYLTDEGAMEAAELAPGQSLVRSGYGPKEPSHRVAVEPGEVDVVVTPGLAFDRAGRRLGYGGGHYDRYLRRLSPRALRVGVGFAVQLVREVPAEPQDERVDLVVTEQGVVDCRTG